The Strigops habroptila isolate Jane chromosome 8, bStrHab1.2.pri, whole genome shotgun sequence genome includes a window with the following:
- the SELENOF gene encoding selenoprotein F, with the protein MAAAAEKAALRRCWLWLLVGLQAISAYGAQLSSEACRELGFSSNLLCSSCNLLGQFSLNQLDPFCRQCCQEEAQLETRKLYAGAVLEVCGUKLGRFPQVQAFVRSDKPKLFRGLQIKYVRGSDPVLKLLDDSGNIAEELSILKWNTDSVEEFLSEKLERL; encoded by the exons atggcggcggccgCGGAGAAAGCGGCCCTGAGGCGGTGCTGGCTCtggctgctggtggggctgcaggCG ATAAGTGCCTATGGAGCACAGTTGTCATCAGAAGCTTGCAGAGAGCTGGGCTTCTCCAGTAACTTGCTATGCAGTTCTTGCAACCTTCTTGGACAGTTCAGTCTGAATCAGTTGGATCCAttctgcaggcagtgctgccaaGAAGAAGCTCAGTTGGAAACTAGAAAG ctttatGCAGGAGCTGTCCTAGAGGTATGTGGATGAAAATTGGGAAGGTTCCCCCAAGTCCAGG CTTTTGTCAGGAGTGATAAGCCAAAACTCTTCAGGGGACTGCAAATCAAG TATGTGCGTGGTTCTGACCCTGTACTGAAGCTGCTCGATGACAGTGGGAACATTGCAGAAGAACTGAGCATCCTCAAGTGGAACACGGATAGCGTGGAAGAATTTCTGAGTGAAAAATTAGAGCGTCTATAA